Proteins from a genomic interval of Watersipora subatra chromosome 10, tzWatSuba1.1, whole genome shotgun sequence:
- the LOC137407217 gene encoding uncharacterized protein — translation MSVSMCFHASNRYRPASDDHKSQNCLRRRRGRRHKITDNADDTESQTAQNHRRHRIKDDTDSKLTQNHRRQRITDDAESETTQNQRRHRITDDTKSQTTQNHRRHRITDDTESQTTQNQRRHRIRDDTKSQMTQNPRRHRITDDTESKATQNQRRHRIADDTESQTTQNRGRHRIADDTESRTTQNRGRHRIADDTESRTTQNRGRHRIADDTESRTTQNHRRHRDLYI, via the coding sequence AATCGCAAAATTGTCTGCGACGCAGACGAGGCAGACGACACAAAATCACCGACAACGCAGATGACACAGAATCACAGACGGCCCAGAATCACAGACGACACAGAATCAAAGACGACACAGACTCAAAGTTGACACAGAATCACAGACGACAAAGAATCACAGACGACGCAGAATCAGAGACGACACAGAATCAGAGACGACACAGAATCACAGATGACACAAAATCCCAGACGACACAGAATCACAGACGACACAGAATCACAGACGACACAGAATCACAGACGACGCAGAATCAGAGACGACACAGAATCAGAGACGACACAAAATCACAGATGACACAGAATCCCAGACGACACAGAATCACAGACGACACAGAATCAAAGGCGACACAGAATCAAAGACGACACAGAATCGCAGACGACACAGAATCGCAGACAACACAAAATCGCGGACGACACAGAATCGCGGACGACACAGAATCGCGGACGACACAGAATCGCGGACGACACAGAATCGCGGACGACACAGAATCGCGGACGACACAGAATCGCGGACGACACAGAATCGCGGACGACACAGAATCGCGGACGACACAGAATCACAGACGACacagagatttatatatatag